The proteins below are encoded in one region of Streptomyces roseirectus:
- a CDS encoding allantoate amidohydrolase: MWRELRPLGRHPDSGGYRRFAWTPADAECRGWFEGQARLRGLVYEVDRNGNQWAWVGDPGAGDAVVIGSHLDSVPDGGAFDGPLGVVSSFAALDELRARGVEFTRPLAIVNFGDEEGARFGLACVGSRLTAGQLTKEQAHRLTDGDGITLPRAMETAGYDPDAIGVDSDRLDRIGAFVELHVEQGRALDLSGDRVGIASAIWPHGRWRFDFRGEANHAGTTRLVDRRDPMLSYAETVLAARREARLAGAVATFGKIAVEPNGVNAIPSLVRGWLDSRAADQESLDAVVTGVEQAAHAYAREHGVELDVVRESFTPVVEFDHALRDELARILGKEKDPALAVPVLGTGAGHDAGILSGRVPTAMLFVRNPTGVSHSPAEFAAEDDCVAGVRALADVVEGLAGK; the protein is encoded by the coding sequence ATGTGGCGGGAGCTGCGCCCCCTCGGCCGGCACCCCGACTCCGGTGGCTACCGGCGTTTCGCCTGGACCCCGGCCGACGCCGAGTGCCGGGGCTGGTTCGAGGGGCAGGCGCGGTTGCGGGGGCTTGTGTACGAGGTCGACCGGAACGGGAACCAGTGGGCCTGGGTGGGCGACCCGGGCGCGGGGGACGCTGTCGTCATCGGGTCGCACCTCGACTCCGTGCCCGACGGGGGCGCTTTCGACGGCCCCCTCGGGGTCGTGTCGTCGTTCGCCGCGCTCGACGAACTCCGCGCCCGGGGCGTCGAGTTCACCAGACCCCTCGCCATCGTCAACTTCGGCGACGAGGAGGGCGCCCGCTTCGGCCTCGCCTGCGTCGGATCGAGGCTCACCGCGGGGCAGCTCACCAAGGAGCAGGCGCACCGGCTGACCGACGGGGACGGCATCACCCTCCCGAGGGCGATGGAGACCGCCGGGTACGACCCGGACGCGATCGGCGTCGACAGCGACCGCCTCGACCGGATCGGCGCGTTCGTCGAACTCCACGTCGAGCAGGGCCGCGCCCTCGACCTGAGCGGCGACCGGGTCGGCATCGCCAGCGCCATCTGGCCCCACGGCCGCTGGCGGTTCGACTTCCGCGGCGAGGCCAACCACGCGGGGACGACCCGGCTCGTGGACCGGCGTGACCCGATGCTGTCGTACGCGGAGACCGTCCTCGCCGCCCGCAGGGAGGCCCGGCTCGCCGGCGCCGTCGCGACGTTCGGGAAGATCGCCGTCGAGCCGAACGGCGTCAACGCGATCCCCTCGCTCGTGCGGGGCTGGCTGGACTCCCGCGCCGCCGACCAGGAGAGCCTGGACGCGGTCGTCACCGGCGTCGAGCAGGCCGCGCACGCGTACGCGCGGGAGCACGGCGTCGAACTGGACGTCGTGCGCGAGTCGTTCACGCCGGTCGTGGAGTTCGACCACGCCCTGCGGGACGAACTCGCCCGCATCCTCGGCAAGGAGAAGGACCCCGCCCTCGCGGTCCCCGTGCTCGGCACCGGCGCCGGACACGACGCCGGGATCCTGTCGGGGCGCGTCCCGACCGCCATGCTGTTCGTGCGCAACCCCACAGGCGTCTCGCACTCCCCGGCGGAGTTCGCGGCCGAGGACGACTGCGTCGCCGGGGTGCGGGCGCTCGCCGACGTAGTGGAAGGGCTGGCCGGCAAGTGA
- a CDS encoding formimidoylglutamate deiminase — MTTAQTYWLEHAWLDPVVEPGVALDVADGRITAVRTGVDTPPPGAEVLRGLTLPGLANAHSHAFHRALRGTVQVGSGTFWTWREVMYGVAARLTPESYHALARAVYAEMALAGVTAVGEFHYVHHNPDGTPYADPNAMGEALIQAAADAGIRITLLDACYLSAGFGEAPNAHQRRFSDGDADAWATRCSGLKERDHARIGAAIHSVRAVPADQLATVARWAQDRRAPLHVHLSEQTAENDACRAAHGRTPTRLLADHGVLGARTTGVHNTHLTDEDIALIGGSGTGTCMCPTTERDLADGIGPAVALQRAGSPLSLGSDSHAVIDLFEEARAMELNERLRTRTRGHWTAAALLRAASADGHAALGWDDAGTLAPGALADFTTVALDSVRTAGPLPRLGAETAVFAASAADVRHTVVGGRHVVRDGAHTAVPDAPRALAEAVAALRS, encoded by the coding sequence GTGACAACCGCACAGACGTACTGGCTGGAGCACGCCTGGCTGGATCCGGTCGTCGAACCCGGCGTCGCCCTCGACGTCGCCGACGGCAGGATCACCGCCGTCCGCACAGGCGTCGACACCCCGCCCCCCGGCGCCGAGGTGCTGCGCGGCCTGACCCTCCCCGGCCTGGCGAACGCCCACTCCCACGCCTTCCACCGCGCCCTGCGCGGCACGGTCCAGGTCGGCAGCGGCACCTTCTGGACCTGGCGCGAGGTGATGTACGGCGTCGCCGCCCGCCTCACCCCCGAGAGCTACCACGCCCTGGCCCGCGCGGTGTACGCCGAGATGGCGCTGGCCGGCGTCACGGCCGTCGGCGAGTTCCACTACGTCCACCACAACCCGGACGGCACCCCCTACGCCGACCCCAACGCGATGGGCGAGGCGCTGATCCAGGCGGCGGCGGACGCCGGGATCCGGATCACCCTGCTGGACGCCTGCTACCTGTCGGCCGGGTTCGGCGAGGCACCCAACGCCCACCAGCGGCGCTTCTCCGACGGCGACGCCGACGCCTGGGCCACACGCTGTTCAGGACTCAAGGAACGGGATCACGCACGGATCGGCGCCGCGATCCACTCGGTACGGGCGGTCCCCGCCGACCAGCTCGCGACCGTCGCGCGGTGGGCCCAGGACCGCCGGGCCCCCCTGCACGTCCACCTCTCGGAACAGACCGCCGAGAACGACGCCTGCCGGGCCGCCCACGGCCGCACACCCACGCGGCTCCTGGCCGACCACGGCGTCCTCGGCGCCCGCACCACCGGCGTCCACAACACCCACCTGACGGACGAGGACATCGCCCTCATCGGCGGCTCGGGCACCGGCACCTGCATGTGCCCGACGACGGAACGGGACCTCGCCGACGGCATCGGACCCGCCGTCGCCCTCCAGCGGGCCGGCTCCCCGCTCTCCCTCGGTTCCGACAGCCACGCCGTCATCGACCTCTTCGAGGAGGCTCGCGCGATGGAGCTGAACGAGCGCCTGCGCACCCGCACCCGGGGCCACTGGACGGCCGCCGCCCTCCTGCGGGCCGCCTCGGCGGACGGCCACGCCGCACTCGGCTGGGACGACGCCGGCACCCTCGCGCCGGGCGCCCTCGCCGACTTCACGACCGTCGCCCTGGACTCCGTCAGAACCGCGGGCCCGCTGCCGCGGCTGGGCGCCGAGACGGCCGTATTCGCGGCGTCGGCGGCAGATGTCCGCCATACGGTCGTGGGCGGCCGGCACGTCGTACGGGACGGGGCCCACACAGCCGTGCCGGACGCGCCGCGAGCCCTTGCCGAGGCCGTCGCCGCGCTGCGGTCCTGA
- the hutI gene encoding imidazolonepropionase, protein MNTPTTPSSPAGPNQANSTTGTTTVITNIGTLVTNDPSLGDHSPLGLIQDAAVVIEGDRVVWTGESSKAPTTDNALDAGGRAVLPGFVDSHSHLVFAGDRTAEFNARMSGRPYTAGGIRTTVAATRAASDRELEANLTRYLDEALRQGTTTMETKSGYGLTVADEARALRLAARHTDETTYLGAHIVAPDHADDPAAYVALVTGEMLDACAPHARWIDVFCEKGAFDGDQARAILTAGRAKGLHPRIHANQLTHGPGVQLAVELDAASADHCTHLTDADVDALASGDTVATLLPGAEFSTRAPWPDARRLLDAGVTVALSTDCNPGSSFTSSVPFCIALAVRDMGMTPDEAVWAATAGGAAALRRTDVGRVAPGAQADLVLLDAPSHVHLAYRPGVPLVTGVWRKGVREV, encoded by the coding sequence ATGAACACGCCCACCACGCCGAGCAGCCCCGCCGGGCCGAACCAGGCGAACAGCACGACCGGCACGACGACCGTCATCACGAACATCGGCACCCTTGTCACCAACGACCCCTCCCTGGGCGACCACTCCCCACTCGGACTGATCCAGGACGCGGCCGTCGTCATCGAAGGCGACCGCGTCGTGTGGACCGGTGAATCAAGCAAAGCACCCACCACTGACAACGCCCTCGACGCGGGCGGCCGGGCCGTCCTGCCCGGCTTCGTCGACTCCCACTCCCACCTCGTCTTCGCGGGCGACCGCACCGCCGAGTTCAACGCCCGCATGTCCGGCCGCCCCTACACGGCCGGCGGCATCCGCACCACCGTCGCCGCCACCCGCGCCGCGAGCGACCGGGAACTCGAGGCGAACCTCACCCGTTACCTGGACGAAGCCCTCCGCCAGGGCACGACGACCATGGAGACCAAGTCCGGCTACGGCCTCACGGTCGCCGACGAGGCCCGCGCCCTGCGCCTCGCCGCCCGCCACACCGACGAGACCACCTACCTCGGCGCCCACATCGTCGCCCCCGACCACGCCGACGACCCGGCCGCGTACGTGGCCCTGGTCACCGGCGAGATGCTGGACGCCTGCGCGCCCCACGCCCGCTGGATCGACGTCTTCTGCGAGAAGGGCGCCTTCGACGGCGACCAGGCGCGCGCGATCCTCACCGCGGGCCGGGCCAAGGGCCTGCACCCCCGCATCCACGCCAACCAGCTCACCCACGGCCCCGGCGTCCAGCTCGCCGTCGAACTCGACGCGGCCAGCGCCGACCACTGCACGCACCTGACGGACGCCGACGTCGACGCCCTCGCGAGCGGTGACACCGTCGCGACTCTGCTGCCGGGGGCGGAGTTCTCGACGCGCGCCCCGTGGCCCGACGCCCGGCGGCTGCTGGACGCGGGCGTCACCGTCGCCCTGTCCACCGACTGCAACCCGGGCTCGTCGTTCACGTCCTCGGTGCCGTTCTGCATCGCCCTCGCGGTGCGGGACATGGGCATGACGCCGGACGAGGCCGTGTGGGCGGCGACGGCGGGGGGCGCGGCGGCGCTGCGGCGCACGGACGTGGGGCGCGTGGCCCCGGGCGCCCAGGCGGATCTGGTCCTGCTGGACGCCCCGAGCCACGTGCACCTGGCCTACCGGCCGGGCGTGCCGCTGGTGACGGGGGTGTGGCGCAAGGGCGTACGGGAGGTGTGA
- a CDS encoding RNA polymerase sigma factor SigF yields MSPRLDASRPPTAASTPPPEQLDPHHEDFADPLDPLADLPEIPPYDEIGAVDARALSKTLFARLESLEEGTHEHAYVRNTLVELNLALVKFAAARFRSRSEPMEDIVQVGTIGLIKAIDRFELSRGVEFPTFAMPTIVGEIKRFFRDTSWSVRVPRRLQELRLELAKAGDELSQRLDRSPTVAELSERLGISAEEVVEGMAASNAYTASSLDAQPDEDETEGALADRIGYEDHGLEGIEYVESLKPLIAALPPRERRILSLRFVAGLTQSEIGEELGISQMHVSRLLARTLVRLRKGLTVEE; encoded by the coding sequence ATGTCACCCCGGCTCGACGCATCCCGGCCCCCGACGGCGGCGTCGACACCCCCACCGGAACAGCTTGATCCCCACCACGAAGACTTCGCGGATCCTCTGGATCCGCTGGCGGATCTCCCCGAGATCCCCCCGTACGACGAGATCGGCGCCGTCGACGCGCGCGCACTGTCCAAGACGCTCTTCGCCCGGCTCGAATCCCTCGAAGAGGGCACCCACGAGCACGCCTACGTCCGCAACACGCTCGTCGAGCTGAACCTCGCGCTCGTCAAGTTCGCGGCGGCGCGCTTCCGCTCCCGCAGCGAGCCGATGGAGGACATCGTCCAGGTCGGCACGATCGGGCTGATCAAGGCGATCGACCGCTTCGAGCTGAGCAGAGGCGTCGAGTTCCCGACCTTCGCGATGCCGACGATCGTCGGCGAGATCAAGCGGTTCTTCCGCGACACCTCCTGGTCCGTGCGCGTCCCCCGACGCCTCCAGGAGCTGCGGCTCGAACTCGCCAAGGCGGGCGACGAGTTGTCGCAGCGCCTCGACCGCTCCCCCACCGTCGCGGAGCTGTCCGAGCGGCTGGGGATCTCGGCCGAGGAGGTCGTGGAGGGGATGGCCGCGTCCAACGCGTACACGGCCTCCTCCCTCGACGCCCAGCCGGACGAGGACGAGACCGAGGGCGCGCTCGCGGACCGGATCGGGTACGAGGACCACGGGCTTGAGGGGATCGAGTACGTCGAATCCCTCAAGCCCCTGATCGCCGCGCTTCCGCCCCGCGAGCGGCGGATCCTGTCGCTGCGGTTCGTCGCCGGGCTCACCCAGTCCGAGATCGGCGAGGAGCTGGGCATCTCGCAGATGCATGTGTCGCGGCTGCTGGCCAGGACGCTGGTGCGGCTGCGGAAGGGGCTGACCGTGGAGGAGTGA
- a CDS encoding STAS domain-containing protein gives MDHGTVGSAQSGRLLVEVREEGASAVVTPAGELDHHTADLLREPLEGCLAKGLSRLVIDCSRLEFCDSTGLNVLLGARLKAEAAGGGVHLVAMQPVVARVFEITGAEAVFTVHDTVAEALPGPGTDG, from the coding sequence ATGGACCACGGGACGGTCGGCAGCGCACAGTCGGGCCGGCTGCTGGTGGAGGTGCGGGAAGAGGGGGCCAGCGCGGTCGTGACCCCCGCGGGTGAGCTGGACCACCACACCGCGGACCTGCTGCGCGAACCTCTGGAAGGCTGCCTGGCCAAGGGCCTCAGCCGCCTCGTCATCGACTGCTCGCGCCTGGAGTTCTGCGACTCCACCGGCCTCAACGTGCTGCTCGGGGCCCGGCTCAAGGCGGAGGCGGCCGGGGGCGGCGTCCATCTCGTCGCGATGCAGCCCGTCGTCGCCCGCGTCTTCGAGATCACCGGCGCGGAGGCCGTCTTCACCGTCCACGACACGGTCGCCGAGGCGCTTCCGGGGCCCGGCACTGACGGCTGA